Proteins found in one Pyrus communis chromosome 15, drPyrComm1.1, whole genome shotgun sequence genomic segment:
- the LOC137718823 gene encoding agamous-like MADS-box protein AGL66, translated as MGRVKLQIKRIENTTNRQVTFSKRRNGLIKKAYELSVLCDVDVALIMFSSSGRLSLFSGNKSIEETLARYINLPANQRGRQHNQEFLQSVLGKLWREADQTYQATSPMSGTDSDQLEEIQQDIVCCKSQLEEMGNRLRIFEAEDLSEIRTLHDAEYREQILEETLKRLRVRKQVLEEYDSSATILQLPTATTNIHELVTGSPHNILVDWLLQGDPQVQIVNFLNSNGSLPLRDQPAESRFDAIASQSALVSGQNRSVDEHRSTGKGLEDDNNGLQRQELGQVIDVNFSAWKDFYPTASSSGRGLYMSSQFNPPPSILHPNQDQNQL; from the exons ATGGGGAGAGTGAAGCTTCAGATCAAAAGGATTGAGAATACGACCAATAGGCAAGTCACTTTCTCAAAAAGAAGAAACGGGCTTATCAAGAAAGCCTATGAACTCTCTGTTCTGTGCGATGTTGATGTTGCTCTCATCATGTTTTCTTCATCTGGGAGACTTAGTCTCTTCTCTGGAAATAAAAG CATTGAAGAGACTCTGGCACGGTATATTAATCTTCCCGCCAATCAGCGAGGACG TCAGCATAATCAAGAG TTTCTCCAAAGCGTTCTTGGTAAATTGTGGAGGGAAGCTGATCAAACCTATCAAGCAACCAG TCCGATGAGTGGTACTGATTCGGATCAACTGGAG GAGATTCAACAAGACATCGTATGCtgcaaatcacaattggaagaaatggGAAATCGACTAAG GATCTTTGAAGCAGAGGATCTCTCTGAAATCAGGACATTGCATGACGCTGAGTACCGGGAACAGATCCTTGAGGAAACTCTAAAACGTTTGCGCGTGCGCAAG CAAGTTCTGGAGGAGTATGATTCTTCTGCTACAATACTACAG CTACCTACAGCTACAACAAATATACATGAACTTGTTACAGGAAGTCCACACAATATTCTAGTTGATTGGCTTCTACAAGGAGATCCACAAGTTCAGATTGTAAACTTTTTGAATTCAAATGGCTCTCTTCCCCTAAG AGATCAGCCAGCTGAAAGTAGATTTGACGCCATAGCTTCCCAATCAGCACTTGTTAGCGGACAAAATAGGAGTGTTGATGAGCATCGCAGCACAGGAAAGGGTTTGGAGGATGACAATAATGGTTTGCAGCGTCAAGAATTAGGACAAGTTATTGATGTCAACTTTTCCGCGTGGAAGGATTTCTATCCGACAG CTTCTTCAAGTGGACGAGGACTCTATATGTCATCACAGTTCAATCCACCACCAAGCATCTTGCACCCCAATCAAGATCAAAACCAACTTTGa